From one Solanum lycopersicum chromosome 12, SLM_r2.1 genomic stretch:
- the LOC101260799 gene encoding phosphoinositide phosphatase SAC2 isoform X2 has translation MIGWDNSRTIWKVLKIDRSESTELLIHEDPTIYSEREYLDLLSRIHEGNKPTGGLKFVCLCYGIIGFIKFLGAHYLLVITERREIGKIRGHVVYAITESEMFPVPNSTVLSKMTYSKDENRYLKLLRKMDLTKDYFFSYSYHIMLSFQKNLSNSKSGVAIYETMFVWNEFLTREIHNQLQNTKWTVALVYGFFKQATFKISSQDFILTLIARRSRHYAGTRYLKRGVNEKGRVANDVETEQIVFEDVPEGSPFGATSVVQNRGSIPLFWSQETSFLNVKPDIILSRRDFKFEATKLHFEDLAQRYGNPIIILNLIKTFEKRPREMILRAEFANAIEFLNKDLPEDERLRFLHWDINKRPRIKAKMALLRLGDVAANALELTGFLHCQLIPTSRTEELQKLSPTSCDDRGDHVKEDLDEMDVEMDNECDKLRGAYCVKVSSVQNGVLRTNCVDCLDRTNVGQYAYGLVALSHQLHALGFVDIDNINIDSHSPLAQELMQIYEEMGDTLALQYGGSAAHNKIFSEMRGQWKAATRSQEIIRSVQRYYRNACMDPAKQDAINVFLGHFQPQEGGPALWELNADQHYDVRKHGSNPTAQRSRSYFKRSLSEGNISCGSSSQGKDTDLDQTEDTYQPLTERGKGCKGISESSPEICTCDSDISFTRYNPSLSSRQLFHDIQLDQCLRSSSFKFEEGALFDSSNFLDVDWLSSSGNSCEEETYDRSSIIGSPSRGMSSDSMTTNVSVPDSGTSLKKVQTPGEISVDAKVSKQMHRQYSEKFVRWVTEEDGFFD, from the exons ATGATAGGATGGGATAATAGCAGAACTATTTGGAAAGTATTAAAGATTGATAGATCAGAATCCACAGAGCTACTCATTCATGAAGATCCCACCATATATTCAGAACGTGAATACTTAGACCTCCTAAGTAGAATACATGAAGGAAACAAGCCTACTGGAGGGCTTAAATTCGTTTGTCTCTGCTATGGAATTATTG GTTTTATAAAGTTTTTGGGAGCTCATTACTTATTGGTTATCACTGAAAGAAGAGAGATCGGAAAGATACGTGGTCATGTTGTTTACGCTATCACTGAGAGCGAGATGTTCCCGGTTCCCAATTCTACGGTGCTTTCCAAAATGACGTATTCTAAGGATGAGAACAG ATACCTAAAGCTCCTCCGCAAGATGGATCTTACAAAGGACTACTTTTTCAGCTACTCCTATCATATAATGCTTAGCTTTCAAAAGAACCTGAGCAACTCAAAGTCAGGTGTCGCCATTTATGAGACAATGTTTGTATGGAATGAGTTCTTGACTCGAGAAATTCACAATCAACTCCAAAATACTAAATGGACTGTCGCATTAGTCTATGGGTTTTTTAAGCAG GCTACATTTAAAATTTCTTCGCAAGACTTCATCTTAACCCTTATTGCTAGACGGTCTCGCCATTATGCTGGTACCAG ATATTTAAAAAGAGGAGTAAATGAGAAGGGCCGTGTAGCAAATGATGTTGAGACGGAACAAATTGTATTCGAAGATGTACCTGAAGGATCCCCTTTTGGAGCAACTTCTGTTGTACAGAACCGCGGTTCAATACCTCTTTTTTGGTCTCAAGAAACTTCGTTCTTGAATGTGAAACCTGACATCATAT TGTCAAGGAGGGACTTTAAATTTGAAGCCACCAAACTTCACTTTGAAGATCTTGCTCAAAGATATGGAAATCCAATTATTATATTGAACTTGATTAAG ACTTTTGAGAAGAGGCCCAGAGAAATGATTCTTCGTGCAGAATTTGCTAATGCTATTGAGTTCTTAAACAAAGATCTTCCTGAGGACGAACGCTTGAGATTTCTTCACTGGGATATAAACAAACGCCCGAGAAT CAAAGCTAAAATGGCCTTGCTACGTCTAGGTGATGTGGCTGCTAATGCTTTGGAGTTAACTGGCTTTTTACACTGTCAGCTTATCCCTACTTCAAGAACTGAGGAGTTACAAAAATTGTCGCCCACCAG TTGTGATGATAGAGGAGACCATGTTAAAGAGGACCTTGACGAAATGGATGTTGAAATGGACAATGAGTGTGACAAACTGCGTGGAGCTTACTGTGTCAAAGTTTCATCAGTCCAAAATGGAGTCTTAAGAACGAATTGTGTAGACTGTTTGGATCGCACAAATGTTGGCCAGTATGCCTATGGACTGGTTGCTCTGTCCCATCAGCTGCATGCCTTAGGCTTTGTAGATATTGACAACATCAACATTGATTCGCATTCTCCTTTAGCACAAGAACTAATGCAGATCTACGAAGAAATGGGAGACACTCTTGCACTGCAGTATGGTGGCTCTGCTGCACATAATAAG ATATTTTCAGAAATGCGAGGCCAATGGAAAGCAGCAACAAGGTCTCAAGAGATCATTAGATCGGTCCAGCGTTACTACCGTAATGCGTGCATGGACCCTGCGAAACAAGATGCCATTAATGT GTTCTTGGGCCATTTCCAGCCACAAGAGGGTGGGCCAGCTCTTTGGGAATTGAATGCAGACCAGCATTATGATGTTAGGAAGCATGGATCAAATCCAACTGCACAAAGATCTAG GTCATATTTTAAAAGATCGCTATCAGAAGGAAACATAAGTTGCGGAAGCAGTTCTCAGGGTAAAGACACTGACTTAGATCAGACTGAAGACACTTACCAGCCTTTAACTGAACGTGGCAAAGGTTGTAAGGGTATTTCGGAGTCATCACCAGAAATCTGTACCTGTGACAGTGATATTTCGTTTACCAG GTACAACCCCTCATTGTCAAGCAGACAGCTTTTCCATGATATACAGTTAGATCAATGTCTCCGAAGTAGTAGCTTTAAATTTGAGGAAGGTGCTTTGTTTGattcatcaaattttttagACGTTGATTGGCTCTCTTCATCAGGAAATTCTTGTGAAGAAGAAACATATGATAG ATCTTCAATCATAGGTTCTCCATCTCGGGGCATGTCATCAGATAGCATGACAACAAACGTTTCAGTTCCTGATTCCGGGACAAGCTTGAAG aagGTGCAGACTCCCGGAGAAATCAGTGTTGATGCTAAAGTGAGTAAGCAGATGCACCGGCAATACTCTGAGAAGTTTGTTCGTTGGGTTACCGAAGAAGATGGTTTTTTTGATTGA